Within the Paenibacillus antri genome, the region TGCGCGTCTCGCGCTCTGCGTTCGGGACATCGTACAACACGGTCGGCTTCGAGCTGTCCGCGCCGATCGTTCTCAGCTTCAGCACGCCCGTATCGCCTTTCAGAATGACGCGCGCGTTCGCTTCCAGCAATCCGCTTCCGATCTTGCCGTGCCGCTCGAACAGGAAGCCTTCCGGCGCTTCCACGACTTCGTAGAACCCGGAGACGTTCGAAAGCTGTCCCCAAGCGACGCTGACGCCGTCGACGTCGCTGTGCGCTTGAAGCGTAACCTCTCCCGGCACGCCGTCGACTTCCGTCAGCAGCGTCACCGGCGCCAGCGGACCGGGGATCGGCGCATGGTTCAGCTTATACGACTTCTGCCCCTTCTCGATCTGAATCGTCGCTACGCCGTTCGCGAACGTGTAGTGCATGCCGCGTGCGTTCAGAGCCGCGGCGACGTCGCCGCCGGCCGGGATCACGTCGCCCGTGTCGGCTTTGAGCACCTGCGTTAAGCCGGGAGCGTTCAGCGCAATCGTCGCGTCCGCTTGCGCCGTCAGCGATAACCGATCGTCCCCGTACGCGATCGTCGAAGGCGCGCTCGATGCGATGATCGATACGCCGTTCCGCTCGACCTTCGTTCCGTTCGCGAGCAGGATCGAATCGCCCTTCACGGCGACCGCGGAGCCGTCGAATCGAATGCCGTCGCCGGCGTCGACCGTACCGCTGTCCGTCTTGCGAACATAGACGTTCGTACCGTCCGCGAACGAAAGCTTAACGACCTCGGTCGTCTCGGAAGACGCCACCGATTGCGGAGCGCTGCCGCGCTTATACGGCTCGAGCGTCGAAATCAGCTTCACGGCGTTCGTCTTCGGCGTCACGAATGCGGCGTGAATTTGCTTCTCGCCGGAGAAGCTGCCGCCCGGCTGCACTTCCGTGCCGCTCGCGCTGATGAACTTCGTCTCCAGCGTCGTGCGAAGATTTTGCGCGGTCGAACCGTGGAATTGCACGTTCATCTCCGCGCTGCCCTTCGCGACCGTCGCGCCGGTGTTGTCCGAACGGAATTCGAGCGAATCGTCGGTATGCAGGTTCCACTCGAATTCGGAGCCGCCCGCCTTCGCCGTCGCCAAGTCGTCGATGACGACGTACATCGAAGGACGAAGATACAGGATGTGGCGCATCGCTTGTCCGCTGTAATTTGTTTTGTCGTAAAACCGAGCCCTTTTGAGGGCTTGTTGTATTTTCATTTTGGCGCTGGCTGTAACTTTAAATGTCGTATTTAAGTATTGTCGTAATGTGATTTGTCGTTTTATTTCACAAGTCAAAAAAAAAGGAGCCCGCCAAAGGCCGAAGCCACTGAAGAACTTCTGTTTTTGTTGAACTAAGGATTGCTTAAAACTAAAAAGAGGCATCAACCTAGGGAGCAATCCAGGTTGATGCCTCTTTACATGATCGGAGTATTCGTTTTCTTACTCGCTGAGCTTTAGTATCCGTTTCAAGTTCACAACGAATATTGCCATTGCGCCTTGAAGCTCCATGCTTAATAGACCCGAGGATATGGCTACATCATACCCGTGCCTGTGTTTAAGTTCGCTGTTCTTTGCTTCAATTTTATAACGTTCCTTCGATTTCGTTTTGAAGTATTCGTGTTTCCGCTGAAGCATAATGCCCGAAAGCTGACGGAATTGCCTGTCCGGTAATTGACGAATATAATGTCCGTATCTCGGAAAAGGAAAAGGATGCCTCCCCATTGCGTGTGCCTGCGGGAACAGGTACACAGGAAGCATCCCCTCACTAAACGTATGATCATTGTATCAGAATACGAGCTGGTTGAGAAGAGCGCCGGCGTTTTCAGTTAGGTGTGCAGAAGTCGTCCCTAGCCCTTGCTGTGGTGAGAGCCTGTCTGTGATCGGAAGTAGGAGGAGAAAGCTGTTTGAGGCCACTGGGGAACAGAAATTGTTGGTCATCCGGAGGATGCGCTGCTTAGGTTGCCGGAAGATTCATCATGAGCTGCCAGATTGCATTGTGCCTTACAAGCGTTACGAGTCAGCCTGTGTAGAAAGTGTTGTTGCACCGGGGGCGGGGGAAATCGCCGTTGCCGCAGATCATTCTACGTTGTGTCGTTGGCGAAGCTGGTTCCGGTTACAAACGACGCATTTGCTCGGCTGTCTTGCATCGATCGCAATTCGCTTTGGGCTGGACGTTGCGGAGGAATCGTCCGTACCTTCGCAAACTGCACACCATCGTTTCGGACGTTTCGTCGGCGACGCCGACGGTTGGCTGGGTAGGGCTGTCCGTTCTGTCGCGAACTCAAA harbors:
- a CDS encoding DUF6431 domain-containing protein — encoded protein: MRRAPAFSVRCAEVVPSPCCGESLSVIGSRRRKLFEATGEQKLLVIRRMRCLGCRKIHHELPDCIVPYKRYESACVESVVAPGAGEIAVAADHSTLCRWRSWFRLQTTHLLGCLASIAIRFGLDVAEESSVPSQTAHHRFGRFVGDADGWLGRAVRSVANSNFWVHTRSAFLSEAL